Within the Trachemys scripta elegans isolate TJP31775 chromosome 4, CAS_Tse_1.0, whole genome shotgun sequence genome, the region GGGTTACCTACAACAAAGCTTGATTTCCTTTGTCCCTATTGTAGTGTCAGAGATAAGTACTCAAATGCCAGTAGGAAAAGGGTGCAAAACTATCCCGGGGCCTGGCTGAGGGGAGACTGACAGCTGAATCTGTACCCAGTATTGAGGAGGTGATCTGGCAAAGCCCACAAGATGCAGGAGGGGAAATTGGACACAAAAGGGAGAGTGGCAGACAGACACTGTGGGCTTCCTCCTCCAGGTGCTCCAGAAGGACACTGCTGCTGCAATAAGAAAACAGCTTTACTGCAAAGTCTCTACAAAGGCATCAAACTCTTTGACGTTTTTCTCATGGACTGCCAGCTTCTCCGGTAACGAGTCCTGTGAAGAAAAACTCAGATCAGGACTCACTCACAGAAGGTGCATCAGCCTAAAGGAAGCTATAAAACAGTGGAAACGTATATGGTAAACTCTGGCCAAAGGTTTCTGCTTTGATTTGTGCTCTCCCTCCTTATACATGTGCCACTCCTAGCAGAAGCAGGATATCAGACAGGATCCAGCACATGAACCTGAGAAGGGCAGTTTACCCAGTTTGTTTTTTCTACGGAAGCAGCAGGTGTGCCATAACCAGGACTGGTGCAATTCttacagcagctgcagcacaatTACTTTGTCAAGCTGTGTGAATAAAGTCACTCAGCTGTTATCACTAGGCATTATGGTTTTCCCAGGCAAAACCATGTTACAAAGTTGATGGGCCGGATACTGCATTCATCCAACAACATTCTCTCTGCCTTCATTGGGAGCTTTCTCTGAGTGAGGACTGCACAATGAAATCCAGCGTGCCACTAAACCAGATGCGGCAGAGGCAACATTCAGTTCTTAGATTTGGGTTCACCTACAGATTTGAACTATGGCACATTTGCCCCTCCGGGTAATAGGCAGCGGCACTCAGCTAGGAGATGAAACAGATGTTTCAAAGCTGCCACAGAGACTCAGTCATTTAATGGGAGGGCGAAGTAAAGGACTCGCTCACAAATGCAGCATGTACAGTAAAAAAAAAGGAGGCACATTTCAGGTTACTCCAATTTTAGGCTCCAGGCTAATAGGTCTCACACACCAGATAGGATGAGACAGGGCTGGAGTTAAGGCAGTATGTTTTCTCCCCAGAACCTTAGAGGATGGGTTATGCTCTTCTCCCAGACCTTATCAAACTGTTCTAGAAGAGACCTGACCTCCCAAATCACTCCTTTGCTGTGACTGGTCCTAATTCATACAGCCTTGAGCTTAGCAGATGCAGGAATGAGGGGGGAAGTTCAAGACTATTACAGTAGGGAATAGTTTTGGACAGTGGAAGAGTCCTGCAGCTGCAATGGCTTCTGGGAAGAGGATACCTGATGCAGCACATGGATACTGTCTCACACACATGTAGCACAAACCAACAACTCATCTAATATTCTCCATGGCAGCTGTACGCATGCACTGAGAAGGAATCAGACTGAAAAGGTCTCACATCTGGTTCCTTCCAAAGGTTTCAGGTTCCGAGATGTACAGGCATGTTCAGCAGATTGACAAGGGACCCCTCTGGTAGGTGCCTCTGCTCTCTTATGGGATGTTGGCTTGTTCAGGGAGCTAGGAGGAGGAGAGCATTGTGAGAATGTATGTCCCCCACACACCAAAATCCCGTTTTCCCATACCAGATCCTCTGCCATGGACTGAGCCCCAATGTCAATGGAgaggctgctgagctgaggggGGTTCTGAAACTCGCGGTAGAACGTCCCCAAGTCCATTGGGAGAATGTCATCTTTTGAGAATGCTGGTTTCTAGAATTAAAGATACAAACATTAATCCCCATTTAGAGTTCTGTCAGATTTCCCCCTTCGCTCTAGCTACAGACAGAGGTACCATCGGCTACCAGCACACAACTCCACATTACAGCAATAAATCTAAGTCAAATAATTGAACAGCAGCATCACCTATATCCCTTGCCATGAGCAGAATTAGTCTTTCCCTGATGACTTCATGAGCACCTAAAGCAGAGTATTTCCCTACAATCTGTACTCTGCTTTAGGTGTATGGGACACAGGGAAAACCCGAAAACCTGAACCCAGGCCATGGTggataaaggaggaggaaatAATATCCCAAGTTGTGGGTTTACGAATGTCAATGTCTTTACCATTTTTAAGGATGCCCAGAGATCCTGTCCTTGATATGGGAGCACAATGAGCCCTTGTTTGGAGAAATTCATCTATTTTAATTCAGCATCACACCAACACCTGCAGCCCACCCCAGATACAGGTGCTCTGTGAAAGTGCTAGCTTGGGCTGATAAAGGACTGCATGGACTTACAAAGTCAACCATGACAAAGTCGTCATGTGTGTTCCCGGTGCTGCTGCCACTGGAGCCCTCTGAGTGCAAGCTGCCCTGTAGAGGAGACTCAATGTCTGGGGAGTCAGGAGGATTCACCTGCCCAAGAAACCAGAGTCCATCAGTTTCAGATCCTGTTACTGAGCCCATCTGTGTGTTGTGCCAGCATGGGAAGAAGCATAGTGAGAATTACAAGGGCATGCAGACTGTAAGCACAGACTAGCGGGGGCTCTAAACCTGTAGCTGTTTCCATCTCTGGAAAGCCCAGACTCGGGCATAGAAGATGTTATTAGAAACCAAGCTGATGCAAGTAGCTAGTTCTTTGGTCAGAAGTGCATGCAAAGCTAAAGCCAGGAAGGATACATCTGCATTGCCTGATTCAAACTTGACACGCATAGATGGCTCacggggggtgctgggggggttgGGTTCTTACCATGGGGTCATTATCCTCCAGCTCAACATTCTTGGGAGCAAACATGGCGAAAGGAATGTCCAAGCTGGCCATGGTCACCTGGAGAGATTCAATGGGTAGAACCTCAGCACTTCAGTCAGATTCTCTGCATATGCAGCATGCACCATCCCATTGCAAGGCTGTATGTCAGGATCTGAAACTTTGCCCCACCAAAAAGTCACACTGGCAACTTGACTGGAACCCAAGGGCTACACTTTGAGGGCATAACATCGGAGAGACTGCAGTCAACATCCCCTTTAATACACAGGTGTAGCCCGCAGAGCCTACAGGGCCCAGCATACAGTAAAGCACCACATACAGAGACCTGCTGTCCTTGCTAAAGTCTGGCCTCCCGTTTCTGCCCTGGTGATGCAGCGCCTGGCCCCCTCTGTCCAGCAATGGAAAAGAGGAACAGTGGCATGAAGAAAAGTGCATCATGAGTCCACCTCAGAATGATCACCGCAAGTTACCTGATTAATGGGTTTGTTGACAAAGGCCCCCACCTTCCGGACAAAGATGGTCTCCAAGAGATCGTGTGGGGAGCCACTCTTCCCTTCGCTGCTGTTTGATACGGTTTCCGTGTCCTCactgggggagaagggttgaTGGCTCATTGCACATAAATAATGTAGACAAAACCACATTCTTTTGTCAAGATccccttgttgttgtttttttatgccTTCTCCTAATGCtgtgaggaaggggagggagaagcatcTCTGTTCTTGTCAGACAGAGTCTTACCCTTCAGCCATCAGTATGcaatagagcagtggtctccaacctttttatgcccaagatcactttttgaatttaagggcaatccaggatctaccctgccccttccccgaggccctgtcccttccccaaagtcccaccccactcactcgctctcccccaccctcactcactttctccaggctggggtagggggttgcaatttgggagggggtgtgggctctgggctagggctgaggggttcacagtgtgggagggggctctgggctggggcagagtgttggggtgcaggagggggtgaggggtacaagctctaggaaggagtttgggtgcaggagggggctctgggctagggcagagtgttgtggtgcaggaggagatgaggtgctggctctgggaaggaggtcagggctaggggttggggtgcaggagggggtatggggtgctggctccaggaggaggctcagggctggggtatggCCTCCCGCCGGGCAACATTAACCtccggcagctcctggtcagcagcgcagcgaggctaaggcaggctccctgcctaccctggccccactccGCTCCCAGAAATGGCCAACATATCCCTGCGGCCTCTGGGAGGGAGCGAGCGGCAcatggctccatgcagctccccgttcccagccaatgggagctacgggggtggtgcttgcaggcaggagcagcacaaggaGGGAGACCCCGGCTCCTGGGggtgtgctggccgcttccaggagtgcaCCACCAGAGATCGCAATCGAGTGGGAaatcctctaggatcgaccagtcaaTTGGGATGGACAAGTTGGTGACCACTGCAATAGAGACTGCAAGGCCGTGGAGCAGCTTTCTGCTTGGCTCTGTGAGGGAACCACCCCTATCAGTAGGGCAGAAAACCTCAGCGAGTCCTGAGGAAAGGCTGTTCAGAAGAACTGCGTGGGAGGAGGGGGTTAATCTGAGAAATGGCAAGGACGCTCGAGCAGCTCTTGCCAATCACTATCACTCTTTCAGGAACACAGAATTCTTGGATATCTTCCCTGTCAGGAGACAGGGTCGGGAATCTGAACCCCATGCTCCTTCCCAGGCCCCATGAAGCCAGAGTAGTCCAATATCACAGCAGCTAGTGCTAATCAGGTTAATTTTCACTGGGTGGCTACTAATTATAGTCTCAAAACCcgattttcagaagtattcagCAGCTCTAAGAATCTGGTCCTCAGTCGTCCGGCAGGCGTTAGCCATTTGATAACGACCGGTTAGTCAAGGAGCACAGGCCAGTGCATTAGTGCTACTATAACATAAACAGGAGTTTTTTATTGGGTAGAAAACCAAGTTGGTTAAGATGTTTTCTATGGCAATTGTCCCGTGGCCACAAGAGAAGATGGAACCACAGGGGACAAAGATctggaaaaacaaacaggaagctCTAACTGGCTGAGAGGGAGGTTAGGATTTCATGCAATTTGGAGTTTAAAGTTGCATTGTTTCCTGTTAGACAAGGACTCTTGCCCCCAAGGTTTCTTGATAGAACAGTTAAATAGCTGTTTTCTATTACTGATGCTTTACGACAATTCAGATGAAGCCTTTTTGGGAGGGTAAAATTTACTATTGAAGCCACCTCAACTTGCTGTTCATGGATCAGACAAATGATCCAGAAGTAGCGTTTTGATATTGAAATGACACAAGGTGCTCAGAGACTACGAGGGCCACAAAGTATAAGCAGATAGACTCGATCTTTATTTGAGGCGTTTTTCAGCTTCTCTGTGCTCAGACTGAGAGCTCCCGTCTTTTTTAAGGCAGAGCAGCCAATCTAGTGTTATTGATCAATTTAAAAGAACTGCCATTCAAATGCTTAAAAGAAAAGTCAGTTTTAAATCTGATTCAACTTTACACACTCACAGATGAACAATTAGAAGTGCTGCACCTCTTACTACGACCTACCTACTGGACGGAGTAGCTGCTGAGTAGAGGGCTCCATCCAAAGGGGTGCACATTACCATCCTCTCATGGTCAGCCTGAGTGCCATGTGCTGGCTGGCTAGGAACTGGGGgcaccccaccctccttccctggaACAATCAACTAAGGTGGAAAGGAATGATCAAGTTAGCAATCTCAAGATTGATACAGCAACACACTACAGCACTAGAGTGGATTCTCTAATGCCAGGAATAAGTTCTTTTTGGCTCTCCATGATATGCTCTGACTACACTCCTGCTAGAACATAGCagtgactttctgacagggagcAAGAGAGGGGAAGTCATGTGGGAGGGGACTTTCCCAATGAGAGAATTCATATATCGCTTCCTTCCTAATTCTCTCTGATGCTGATTCAGTGTCATTTCTCCAGACTTATCCCTGGCCTTACCCTTTTCTCAGTGCAATGTCTCCATTCTACCCAGTGGAAAACACCTTGATTAAAGTCCCACTTCAGGTGATTCCAAGAGCATAGTAGAGCTACTTCCTGGCTTATTTGCTAGCaccatgtttttttaattactttagaTCCTTTGCAGTCTTGACCTAGCTGCATACAGAGGCATGCAATGGTTTTAAGGGATGTCTTAGCTGTGACACGCTTAGTGGCTGTGGTGCAAGCCACATTCATTCTCCCAACCTCTAAGAGTACCTGATGAGGATGTGCAGCATTCAAACCACCAGCAAAGATTACTGGATACCCCATGTCAGCTGATCCAACTCCCAGGGCAGCAGGCTGATAGGAAAGACGAGAGCTGGAAAGCTaagaaacaagagaaaaaatacaaagaggggcaaagagagaggagagagaaaggggagagggaaagcccCCACAGTCTGAATAGTTATCAGAATCactggagaaagaacaggagatgTCACAGAGGCACAGTACATGCATGGCTCTGGGCTACCAGAGTGCCTCAAAGATTTATATGAGAATCAATGCCCAAGGTTTGATTTAATttatctattttaaaacaaatcagcCTTGTAACAGAAAGAGGATAAAGGTTTGGCCTTAAAACAAGCCTGGTTTGAATGGGAGAGAGAATGTAGGGAAAGCCTGCATGACAGCTCTTGCATCACATACTGGAGAAAGGACCAGAGCAACCACTTCAAAACTCATTGAAAAGCTCAtataaacactggcattttaaaGCCACTTCCTCATCAGGGATTCAAGCTCTCAGCATACTTACTGCAAACACAGGGGGATGTAGCAGGAATGAAGGACACCTCCCACCTAATCAAAGGAAACAAACCTTGGCCATAGGACATACAGGCCCTCAAGCTTGCTAGCTAAAAAGAAAACCAGCAAGCTAAGCCCCACAAGATTTCCTCCCAACCAGAAGGATAAGCATCAGGAGATGCTCCCCATCTTCAGCCACCTCTTCTCAATCACTTGATCCTAATTAGAAACACAGCTAGTGGGATCAATAGGAATCCCGTTTGTTCTTCTGACCTCAGAAGCAGCACTCTGTTAGGAGCCATGTATCACATGATATCCTCaattgagacaaggtgggtgaggtaatatcttttattggaccaatttctgttggtaaaagatatacaagctttcaagcttaaagaagctcttcttcaggtctgggaaaggttctcagtgtcacagctaaatacaaggtggaagagattgtttagcataagtaattaacacatattctaagggaacATTTCAGGAGAAGTGGCTTGCTAACTCCACGTAGTCACAGGATGAAAAAGGGAAGGcaatgggttacagattgttgtaataagccataaatccagtggtttttttaagaccatgatttttagagtctagtaaagttatgaagttaagctcccagactcatcttttgaaggttttctttgaggaCGAGGATGAGAGATCAGATATAAagcgatcactttgtgaaaagtgtgcaCCCACTCATGATAGGGTATTTTTGTCTAACCTTTTCCTATacaagttcatttgagagcatagtgattgccTGGTTTCACCGATAT harbors:
- the ATG13 gene encoding autophagy-related protein 13 isoform X4; translation: MDTDLNSQDRKDLDKFIKFFALKTVQVIVQARLGEKICTRSSSSPTGSDWFNLAIKDIPEVTHEAKKALAGQLPAVGRSMCVEISLKTSEGDSMELEIWCLEMNEKCDKEIKVSYTVYNRLSLLLKSLLAITRVTPAYRLSRKQGHEYVILYRIYFGEVQLSGLGEGFQTVRVGTVGTPLGTITLSCAYRINLAFISTRTTGEDNGAAYPSVEDSQEVCTTSFSTSPPSQLSSSRLSYQPAALGVGSADMGYPVIFAGGLNAAHPHQLIVPGKEGGVPPVPSQPAHGTQADHERMVMCTPLDGALYSAATPSSSEDTETVSNSSEGKSGSPHDLLETIFVRKVGAFVNKPINQVTMASLDIPFAMFAPKNVELEDNDPMVNPPDSPDIESPLQGSLHSEGSSGSSTGNTHDDFVMVDFKPAFSKDDILPMDLGTFYREFQNPPQLSSLSIDIGAQSMAEDLDSLPEKLAVHEKNVKEFDAFVETLQ